The stretch of DNA AGTGACCCGCTGGGTTTAGTGTTCATAGCTGATCTATAGCAGTGAGAGAACGTAAATGTCACACTGACGCCTCTGTTGTGTTGCTTTAAACTGACCTTGGGTTTCTTTGCACCTTGCAGGCAACGTTCTGAGTTACTGGTGCTTCTCGCCAGGTTTCAGCATGCAGGACTTGGTGAATCAAGGTGTCCGCTGCATTATTCTGACCAGCGGCACCCTCTCTCCGCTGACCTCCTTCACTGCTGAGATGAGGATGTAAGTTACCTCACTGCTGCAATACAAGACCTTGTTAATGATGATTGATTTAGTTGCGtgtctgctgcttgtgtgtgtgtgtgtgtgtgtgtgtgtgtgtgtgtgtgtgtgtgtgtgtgtgtgtgtgtgtgtgtgtgtgtgtgtgtgtgtgtgtgtgtgtgtgtgtgtgtgtgtgtgtgtgtgtgtgtgtgtgtgtgtgtgtgtgtgtgtgtgtgtgtgtgtgtgtgtgtgtgtgtgtgtgtgtgtgtgtgtgtgtgtgtgtgtgtgtgtagaccgTTTCCTGTGTCTCTGGAGAATCGCCACGTGATTGAGCGCGATCAGATCTTTGTTAGCATCATCGATCGAGGCCCAGACGGAGTTCACCTGAGTTCAGCGTTTGATAGAAGGTTACTTTTCCTCTCTTGAAATCACATGTTTTAGAACTTTCTGAAGTACTTACTTTGTAAGATTGACTAATTTCATCTGTTACAGGTTTCTTCCTGAAAATATGGCGTCTTTAGGTAACACTGTAGGTAAGATGTTCACATCCTTCTGACCTCGTTTGTAGAGACTTCACTTCTTGTCAAATCTGACAGTTTCTGTTGACTAGTGAGGTTTTTCATCTGCCATGATCTGTTCTCAGCCAATCTGAGCCGTGTTGTTCCTCATGGCCTCTTAGTGTTCTTTCCTTCATTTCCTTTGATGGAAAAAACCCTGGAATTCTGGAGAGTAAGTGGAATAATTCACTCGAATCACCTGCTGGAAACTTTCAGACTCTGTAAACAAGTGGTGATTACACATTGGATGGTTCCACGTAGACCGACCTGtctactcttttttttcttacttgCAGGCTAACGGACACGCGGATCGCATTGAGAACGTAAAACCCATGTTTGTTGAACCTAAAGGAAAGGGAACCTTTACTGAGGTAAGGTGCTTTCATTGCATGGCTGTATTCATCAAGTTCATTAATGGAACAATGGCGACCTACTTTTTGTCTGTTCTCAGATTATTGATGGATACTACAACAAAGTTAATGATCCAGCATCTAAAGGGGGATCATTCTTTGCTGTCTGTCGAGGGAAGGTGAGGTCGCCTGTGGAGGTCCATGCGCTTCCATAATTTGGGATCAGAGAACTCATTCTTTGATGTGGACGTGTCCTGAcagcacatttgtttgtgtgttaggcTAGCGAGGGTCTGGATTTTGCAGACACCTTTGGTCGGGGTGTCATCATCACTGGCCTCCCCTTCCCCCCTAAGATGGACCCTCGCGTCATCCTGAAGATGCAGTTCCTGGATGAGATGTGCAGGAAGAAAGTTCCTGGGCTGAAGGTAAGGATGGAGCTGCTCACTGAGCTTCATCAGTGTGTCTGAGTGTTGTCAGTGCTTCAGTCTTACGACGCTTGTTGACTGCTCTGTGGACAGTACCTGTCTGGGCAGGAGTGGTACAGACAGCAGGCCTACAGAGCTGTCAACCAGGCCATCGGCAGAGTCATTCGTCACAAGGAGGACTTTGGAGCCATCTTCCTGTGTGATCAGAGGTCAGATACTCTAGGTCTCAGTTGTCACAAACATGTTGCTTAAAGTATTTGGAACGTGCAGAACAGGTGTCTGTGTTAAAATGTGTTGATCCATTTCTACCTTCACACTTAACATACCTGTTTGATGATGCTATTGTTGCTCTGCTACATCTGTTTCACCTGATTTTACCCACAGGTTCAAACACTCGGATGCTCGGGCTCAGCTTCCGTCGTGGGTGAGGCCTTATGTGCGTATGTACGACGGCTTTGGTAACGTGGTCCGTGATGTCTCTCAGTTCTTCAGGGTTGCACAGAAATTGGTGGGTTGCACAGTGTGCAGATTCCAAAAACGCTGTGATTTATTTTGCTGTCTCTTGTCATTTGTGAAACTTTTGCGTCTTCTTTAAgtgtaaactgtgtgtgtgtgtgtgtgtgtgtgtgtgtgtgtgtgtgtgtgtgtgtgtgtgtgtgtgtgtgtgtgtgtgtgtgtgtgtgtgtgtgtgtgtgtgtgtgtgtgtgtgtgtgtgtgtgtgtgtgtgtgtgtgtgtgtgtgtgtgtgtgtgtgtgtgtgtgtgtgtgtgtgtgtgtgtgtgtgtgtgtgtgtgtgtgtgtgtgtgtgtgtgtgtgtgtgtgtgtgtgtgtgtgacagaggccTATGGTAGAGAAGaaatctgcagcagcaacagcagtggACTCTGTTTCCACATGTTTCCCAGGAACTTCATCCTTTTCACTGTCTCAAAGCAGTGCCCAGAAGGCCAAGACACTCGATGCCCACATTCCCAGCCTGAAGAGGAGGCGGCTCAGTGAGTGTCAATGTTGAGATTGACAGAGTTCACACAGAACAGGTTGGTCCTACTGGCTGTTTTCTGATCATTGTGAACAGATGGGCAGACGGGATCCGATGGGATGGCCAGGATCTGCATTGAGTACGAGCATGAGGTGCAGGAGAGTCAGAAGAGACCAGTGAACCTGCTGGATGCTCTGGAGCGAGGCGACCGGCGCAGCGAAGAGGACGATGAGGCTgctgtgggggaggagagggtaGCAGGTTTACTTTGTGACACCTTGGTCTGTGGTTCTTGTAGTGCATTCAAACACTCTGTCCTTCAGGCGCATCGTCTGTCCACACTGTGTCTTCAGAATGACAAGAGAATGGATGATGAAATGCGAGGAGGAAAACGCAAAATCAAACTGGTCCAACAGGTAACGTTGGGCTGACTGTAGCTGGTGGTTTAAGGGTGGGACCGTTGGGGCCGATGCTCACTTTGGTATCTCCTGCATTTAGTAATGCTCAGCTCTGTTTAATGTCACATTTGCTTGTCTTTTAGCAATGGTCAGAGGATGTGTTGGAGGAAGGTAAAGCCAACCGGGCCAAGACGTTCCTGGCAGAGATGAAGAAGTCGCTAAGCCAGGTCACCTTTGACCGCATCATTCAGGCTCTGCAGACGTACAAGAAGAACGACAACCTGGACCTCCTGCTGACTGAGACGTCTGTCCTGACTGAAGACGCCAACACTCACAGCCTGATGCGCGGTAGGTCTGTGACTGTCCCTGCCCGGGGCTGCTGTCTGGGAGCAAGCAAAGTTTTCCCTTAAAGGCTCTGGGGCTCTTTCGCCTGCGGTTCTCCACCAGTTGCAGATAAATAGATACACTCAATGGCTGATTTGTCTGTCATTCCTGTTCTGTCTCCTTCTATGTCACAGGCTTCTACCAGTTTGTTCGCCCGCAtcacaaaaaaatgtttgatgAGAAATGCCAGGTACTGACTGGTCAGGGCTGTGGATACAAAGCCGACCACTCCCTGTCAAAGGACGAGAAGAAAGCGCTGATGCAGCAGAGTGGTAAGAAGCATCATGGCTTAACTGTATGTGCCAGAAACATGTCTGACCCTACATAGGGTCTTACAATACACAAACTACATAATactgtgggtttgtttgttttaaagctagAGACAAACCATCTGCTGTGGGTCTGGCGTCGTCCAGTGGAACCTGTGCTCAGCTGAATACACAGCAGCTCAACAGAGGAGGACACCACCTAAGCCAGCAGGGATTAAAACAACCTCAGGCCGGtagcacattttcatttttttttgtctcttttggCTGAAGAATAACAATGTTTACATCTTGGCACGTACAAAGTGTGTTGTTTTGAATAGTTGACATTGTCTGACTTTGTTCCGATCAGGGTCTGCGACAAAGAACGATTTCCTTACTGCCTTCCTGGCTGACATCAAAAAATCTTTGGGTGCAGAAAAATCCAGTCAGCTCTTTCAGGCCATTTATAAGTACAAAAAGACGGACAACTATGAAGACATGGTGACCACGGTGGTGAGCTTGTTGACCGAGAGGGACGAGGACTTCAACCTCCTTGTCAGTAAGTTTTACCAAATACCTGCAAATATTGACATTCTCCTCTGGAACATCAACTTCCTGCTGTGGTTCACTCTTTTATTCTATTTCCTGAAGGATTCGGGATGGTTGTACGCCCTCATCATAAGAAGCAATACAAAGAGATGCTGGGTGCTTTGACAGGACAAACAGCGACTGATGTTGCTACTGTGATTGAAGACCAGCAAAGTCAAGGTGAATAACAAGGCATATTTCTCCTGGTGTTATTGACAGGTCTTCTCTTCATTTGTAAATGAAgcaataaatatttgatttacgTAGAAGTAAAGGTTTGATTATTTGTgattcttttttcccctttcagcTTCACTTTCGCCTCCTTTGAGGACACAGAGCAAGATTTCCAGTTTTTTCTCAAGTGGCCAGAGGAAGTAGTCTTTCTGCTGGAACCGTAAACAAGACTCACCTGGTTCTGGGTTCATTTGGCAACGGAGTCAGTCTCGACACTGACAATGACTCATGCATCACAGACTGACTGAGTGAACCAGATATTCACAGAACAGCTCAAATATGCGGATGGCAAACAACACAAGGCATTTGTAAGTTCTGTTCGACAGACTGGAGTACATCAGTCTTTTAGATTGACTTTTGGGAAAAAAGAGCTTCATGATGTGCATGTCAATAAAATGCCTTGAAccttaaataaaatgtaaatgtgtataatatgaagaaataaaatatctttgtatttttttttatttattgcattGGTTTTATCTGCCTCGAGTGTCTTTGTTTCACTGGCTCCATAACTCAGGTTGCTCATCTGACATCAGCGGTCACTTTTGCCGCTCAAGGGAAGTGGTTACTCAATTCGCATCAGCCTTGTGTGGACCTGATGACAGAACATGGGAAGAATACATGACCACGTGtttgagccagagtacagcccTTCCACCAGAACTTGTGTCTATGACCTCCACAGGTTCAGGAGAGGTTCTGCTGTTCACGCTGTGACTCTGCTGAGCCATCATCCGTTCATCAggaaaatattaatattgttgctttttattattatttttttttttactaaatgtTTTCTACACTGTTGCTTTGATTGTGTGAAAGCTAATAATTACACTTTTTGCTTCTATTGAGCACCTGTACCGAGCCAGACTCATAAACATGGGCctttagtcccacagcggggaaattgtttaattttgaGGTTagatttgtatttgtttagtCTGAAACGTGACTGAACTGTAAGAGAGCAAATGTGAAGTATGCGTTAGATACGAAAaagtgctttttgtttgttttacatttatttctacATTTATACAGTGTTTTGTGAATAATCAAGTAAATGAAGTATTTAATGTAGTTTAGTACTGTTGTTAATTCACAATCTTTTGTTATCCAGCTGCCATGTGATGTCAAAATGTTcgcttatttatttaattatgacAAACTTTCTCATTTTGAGTTCTTTGCTTCAGGCACAAAGTTTCCGTCGTCAGGAAGACGCAGCTTGTGGCAGAGTCCGGTACTAAAGGAATCGCGTAGCTGTCACTAAAGTATCGCGAGAGTTCCTTCGGCACCGTGCTACCAACATGGCAGGCAGCAAGTTGGTGCTAGAGGGAAGAGTAAGTATAAAAGCCTTTATTTTAGGATTCAGCGTGGTTGTGATTCCACTGATCCGAACCTGGTTTGGACATCTTGACTGGGTCTTTGATTATCTGACGGAAACGTCCGGGAAAATAGCGATTTGCATCCACGTAGCGGTGATCAACGGCCTCTTGCTAATCGTTTACAGGGGACCTCTGTACAAGGTAAGCAGACGTCTGGCATGTAATGCACCTAAGTTTTGTTAAGACCATATATATGCTTTATCACGGTCTGGTGGTGAAGTGTTGGTTCTGTCACACGTTTTAATTCGCTACCTAAACTTTAACGCTGCACTGCTAATGCTGGCTAACTAAACCAGCTCGCTAGCTAAAGTTAATCTTATTAGGTGAGGGACGCAGACAGCAGGTGCTCCACATAGAAACTAATCCAGGTAAAGCTGCGCTTTGCCCTCATACATTCAATATTATTTAAAGAGATGGCACGAAATCCACGGCAGACATCTGCCTGTTCACTTCTGGTTTGGGCTGTAATGAGTGTCATTTGCTCCAGTACCTCGAGTTGAAGCGTTTAACGGATGATCAAGTTTCTGATCCACCAAACTAAGGTGAAATTAACTTGTAGACTTTAGTTCGCTAAGTTCTTAGAGCACCTTTAAAGGCAACGCAGTAGGTCAGAGAGCTGCAACTgaaatgaagacaaacacagaacttAAACATGTAGTAATATTAACTCTGACCACGTGGTTTTGACATGTAGTTTTAATTAAAGGTCATAAGCTGTAGGTGTTTTCGGCACCGCCTGCAGAGAAGCTGGGTTTGGTTTGTGTCGTTGACCTGAGCCCTGACTCTTCGCAGGTTGCTGTGAGAGCCGGTTTCTTGGGAGTTACCTTTGGCTGTGGCTTAATCCTAAGCTTCTCTGAAGGCACGTGGACACATTTTGGCTGGTGGGTACATGCTGCATGTTTCAGTCCTGCTTCCTATTGTGAAAGCAGCACGTTTGGAAGTAACAGTCATTTCCTCTCTGCAGGTACTTGTGCTCGCTCTCGTTCTTCCATTACTCCGAGTACCTGGTGACGGCCATCATCAACCCTCGCAGCTTGTCGCTGGACTCGTTCCTGCTCAACCACAGCGTGGAGTACACGCTCGCTGCTGTCTCGTCATGGCTGGAGTTTACTGTGGAGAAGCTGACAGTTCCAGGTTGGTGTTTCATAGGTTGCATCATACATTCCACATCTGTAACCGTTTTTCAAAACAAGTTTAATATCTTTTACTACAATAATTTAAGTTTTTGACTGTGGTGAGTTGAGCAAGTGAAGCAAAGAATTAACTGAAACATGTGAAATTAGTTTTCATGATTTATAAAACTCAGTTTGATTGACTGACACTTTTTTTCAATTATGATTGAGGTTCTAGCAGACGCTGCAGGCTCTTCCTCTGTAGTCCACTGTGTTAATAACATGTAGAGTCTGTATGTATTGAGGCTCTTTGTTCATGTTTAGCGTGTTGATCAGCTGGTTCTCTCTGtcagagctgaagcagctgagctgGTTGAGTGTCGTAGGGCTGCTCATGGTGCTCTGTGGCGAAGGCCTGCGTAAGGCTGCCATGTTAACTGCCGGCTCCAACTTCAACCACATCGTCCAGAATGAGAAGGCCCAGAGCCACGTGCTGGTCACTAGTGGGGTCTACTCCTACTTCAGACACCCCTCTTATGTGGGCTGGTTCTACTGGAGCATAGGAACACAGGTGAGCTCTGACATGAAGCTGGATTAGGGTTATAGTTTTGCTCACATCTTTTGGTCACTGTTAAAATGCAGTTATTATTGCAAAGGGTGGGTTTTGAGCTTTTGCTGCTGGTCATTTGCCTAACTGTGAAAAATAAAGCTCATCAAAAAATATAGTTGGACAAGGATTCTTCTTATAAAGTTTTGGAATGATCCTGCCACAATATAGTAAGTAACATATATTGGTTCCGACCAGATTCGCTTTATGCAGAAATTTAGATTATTATAAAACCATCCATCTGTCAGGCCCTGATCCTTTGATGAATGACAGGCTGGTAGTGATTTGGTGTGTGTGAGATTAAACGTCTCCCCGTGTCTCGTGGCTGTTGCAGGTCATGCTGTGTAACCCCGTGTGTATAGTGGGCTACACGATAGCCAGCTGGCGGTTCTTCCGCGAGCGGATCGAGGAGGAGGAACTGTCCCTCATCCATTTCTTTGCCGAGGACTATGTGGAGTATAAGAGGAAGGTTCCCACTGGGCTGCCTTTCATCTCTGGCATCCGCGTCAACTAGTCCCAGCAGCTGGATGTACCAGACTGACAGCGCTGAAGCAAGTCAGACCCGGTGGGTGTGTGACATCTACAGCGACTGCCCTCCAGAGGGAAACCTGGATCCGTCTGAGAGCCACAGCCTCTCATCCGGACTGTGACCGCTGGGACGGCAGCAGGCAGCTGGACTGCTGTGTTTCTACTGGCCTCTGAAATCCAGTTAAAGACCAGACAACCTTCACCTTTACTCCATGTATTCCAGTCACACTCCTCCTGTTTcagttgtttgtttacatgcagccaCCGTGATTAGTGTTTTGTTGGCCATCTGTTACGTTGAATGTGCTCCAACCGTTCATTATCGGCTCACACTGAAATTGTCGTTCCCTGAACCTTTAAGGCAAGAGCCTTTGTCACTGGTTTATCAGCCGTAGCTTCAGACTTTATTTATGTCCCAACAGATTTCCTTTACATTTGATATATGCTGATAATGATCCAATAAATGCGTAGCTAGATGACAGCTGCGTAGTATTTACTGAGTTCAAATTTTGGAAATTCTGTTTCAAAATATTGTTAAGGTTTAAGTTCATCTGCACTGCAAGATCCTCTGATTCTTTATCACACTGCAGATACTAGGAACTCCACCACCACGTGTGTCTGGACACGGTATATTATGGCAGCGCCATTATGTGGTTGACTGAGGCAACAATGGTGTGAAATGATTCAAACACAAGCTGCAGAGCTTGCTTAAAGAGAAGACCTCATTTTATACTCAAACAACGCTTCCCTTTCAGATGATTAGTTTGTGGTTGTCTTGTTTGCTTTAGATGAACATCTGGAATAATTCCACTGGATCCACAAGGGCTGTGGACTTTGACTCCTGTGATTGAAAGTGTGAGATCTTCATGGTTGGAAGGCAGAAAAATGTCCTCACTGCTCGAATAGAATTCTGCttaagttgtgatttgtttGTAACGTAATTATAGAAACTTCTCATCTTTCCATCATTTACACTCAATTATCCAGCACTTTAAAACAAAGACCCAGATTCTAAACCGTGTAGCCGCTGTTCTCCATGACATGTCGTCATGAGCACTAAATGATTCAACTCTATTAACTGAGTTTAGATGGTGAGTGCAGGCGTCACTTTCTGAGTTGAACCTTTTTGTCTCCCCCtcatttattatcattatgaTTTTTGCTCAattttattgtttgttctgTTACTTTGTGTTGGAAACCAAACCAATGACTGAGCTCTTCTGTCGGTGCAGGTGTTGGTCTCTTCAATCTGTCCAGTGGCCTTGTGTCCTTTCACGCCCCAAACGCTGGACCGGGGTCTGCTTCAGACGAAGATTATTCTGGATCGCCTTGAAAAGAAAAGATGCAAAGCTATGTGGGATGTGCTGATGTTTGGATGATGTGTTAATGATTGAACCTTTTTCTCAGTAACTGATCGACTTGTTTGGACAGTTGATAAATTGACCAGATGGACGGTCATCTTGGTGACATCAGACATCTCGTCCTCATTTATCCTGGAGGTTCTCAGTTTCACACACTATGCAGCCTTAACACAACTCAACCCAAGTAACCAGTTTTGTCCAGCATGACCCCCTTTAGGGTGGATGCTTTGATCATTTGATAACAGCACGTAGCAAATGTTCACATCGGGTTTCTGGCCTTAATCCACAAATGTAATCTCTCCAACAGCCAGTGTTTCCTTTAGTCCACCAGGTGTGATCACACCAGAGTGTGCTCATCTGAGCACTGTCAGGCTGTAGCATGATGAGTCTGTCACTCATCCCAACTCTCAGGACAAAAATGGTTCGGTGGCATGTTTTAGTTTGCACTCATGGGCGTCTCATGGTCCACAGGCCTGACACTCGGCTCCCATGTGGTCGTTGGTTCATCGTTGACCCTCAAGCTTCAATTATtgaagtccagcagcagcagcagacgtgtTTAGGATCCTTTCTGTTATTCGCGTTCATGCAGGGTCATTTTCATTGGATGCTCGCTGTAACCAGTCAACATAGAAAAGGTCCTTTCTGATTCTCATTAATGGAAACCGAATCTATGCTCCACGTTCTTTATGCTGTTGCATGTATGAAAATGCAAAAGCATCACATCATATACAGTCAAAGAGATGTGATAACCTTAACGAAGTGCTCGTACTGTTGGAACACTGTGCTGCAAAGAGACGAGTCTCTTGTCACAGATGGAAGTGATTTGCAGTTTCCT from Betta splendens chromosome 7, fBetSpl5.4, whole genome shotgun sequence encodes:
- the rtel1 gene encoding regulator of telomere elongation helicase 1 isoform X5 — translated: MPSLTLSNVTVNFPFPPYDCQKDYMSKVIECLQKKQNGVLESPTGTGKTLCLLCATLAWRENFKDSISARKIAERLAGEEMFPKTPLSSWGTAATDGDTPTYYTDVPKIIYASRTHSQLAQVISELKNTSYRPKVCVLGSREQLCINQEVMRQENNHVKVHMCRGKVSTRSCLYYNNVEEKSTDRDLVNSILDVEDLVKFGNKESGRKTSCVCVCAALCVRVVLFSRVCPYYLSRSLNKQADVIFMPYNYLLDPKSRRAHNIELNGAVVIFDEAHNVEKTCEESTSFDLTPYDVASAISAVDRLLVEQAKEASHGDSVTEDFNVESLSSGLKMDITSIAKVKQILLDLETAIDSYDVPVDKGITKPGSFIYELLERAHLTYSSKTKVFEALEQIVGHFAGQTGIFLNTTGLQKLSDIIQLVFCGEPAEKDRQQQMQTNTAHFKVHIHKDTSHHRKKQTTDVWASSSSKKQGNVLSYWCFSPGFSMQDLVNQGVRCIILTSGTLSPLTSFTAEMRIPFPVSLENRHVIERDQIFVSIIDRGPDGVHLSSAFDRRFLPENMASLGNTVANLSRVVPHGLLVFFPSFPLMEKTLEFWRANGHADRIENVKPMFVEPKGKGTFTEIIDGYYNKVNDPASKGGSFFAVCRGKASEGLDFADTFGRGVIITGLPFPPKMDPRVILKMQFLDEMCRKKVPGLKYLSGQEWYRQQAYRAVNQAIGRVIRHKEDFGAIFLCDQRFKHSDARAQLPSWVRPYVRMYDGFGNVVRDVSQFFRVAQKLRPMVEKKSAAATAVDSVSTCFPGTSSFSLSQSSAQKAKTLDAHIPSLKRRRLNGQTGSDGMARICIEYEHEVQESQKRPVNLLDALERGDRRSEEDDEAAVGEERAHRLSTLCLQNDKRMDDEMRGGKRKIKLVQQQWSEDVLEEGKANRAKTFLAEMKKSLSQVTFDRIIQALQTYKKNDNLDLLLTETSVLTEDANTHSLMRGFYQFVRPHHKKMFDEKCQVLTGQGCGYKADHSLSKDEKKALMQQSARDKPSAVGLASSSGTCAQLNTQQLNRGGHHLSQQGLKQPQAGSATKNDFLTAFLADIKKSLGAEKSSQLFQAIYKYKKTDNYEDMVTTVVSLLTERDEDFNLLVRFGMVVRPHHKKQYKEMLGALTGQTATDVATVIEDQQSQASLSPPLRTQSKISSFFSSGQRK
- the rtel1 gene encoding regulator of telomere elongation helicase 1 isoform X4, with the translated sequence MPSLTLSNVTVNFPFPPYDCQKDYMSKVIECLQKKQNGVLESPTGTGKTLCLLCATLAWRENFKDSISARKIAERLAGEEMFPKTPLSSWGTAATDGDTPTYYTDVPKIIYASRTHSQLAQVISELKNTSYRPKVCVLGSREQLCINQEVMRQENNHVKVHMCRGKVSTRSCLYYNNVEEKSTDRDLVNSILDVEDLVKFGNKERVCPYYLSRSLNKQADVIFMPYNYLLDPKSRRAHNIELNGAVVIFDEAHNVEKTCEESTSFDLTPYDVASAISAVDRLLVEQAKEASHGDSVTEDFNVESLSSGLKMDITSIAKVKQILLDLETAIDSYDVPVDKGITKPGSFIYELLERAHLTYSSKTKVFEALEQIVGHFAGQTGIFLNTTGLQKLSDIIQLVFCGEPAEKDRQQQMQTNTAHFKVHIHKDTSHHRKKQTTDVWASSSSKKQGNVLSYWCFSPGFSMQDLVNQGVRCIILTSGTLSPLTSFTAEMRIPFPVSLENRHVIERDQIFVSIIDRGPDGVHLSSAFDRRFLPENMASLGNTVANLSRVVPHGLLVFFPSFPLMEKTLEFWRANGHADRIENVKPMFVEPKGKGTFTEIIDGYYNKVNDPASKGGSFFAVCRGKASEGLDFADTFGRGVIITGLPFPPKMDPRVILKMQFLDEMCRKKVPGLKYLSGQEWYRQQAYRAVNQAIGRVIRHKEDFGAIFLCDQRFKHSDARAQLPSWVRPYVRMYDGFGNVVRDVSQFFRVAQKLRPMVEKKSAAATAVDSVSTCFPGTSSFSLSQSSAQKAKTLDAHIPSLKRRRLNGQTGSDGMARICIEYEHEVQESQKRPVNLLDALERGDRRSEEDDEAAVGEERVAGLLCDTLVCGSCSAFKHSVLQAHRLSTLCLQNDKRMDDEMRGGKRKIKLVQQQWSEDVLEEGKANRAKTFLAEMKKSLSQVTFDRIIQALQTYKKNDNLDLLLTETSVLTEDANTHSLMRGFYQFVRPHHKKMFDEKCQVLTGQGCGYKADHSLSKDEKKALMQQSARDKPSAVGLASSSGTCAQLNTQQLNRGGHHLSQQGLKQPQAGSATKNDFLTAFLADIKKSLGAEKSSQLFQAIYKYKKTDNYEDMVTTVVSLLTERDEDFNLLVRFGMVVRPHHKKQYKEMLGALTGQTATDVATVIEDQQSQASLSPPLRTQSKISSFFSSGQRK
- the rtel1 gene encoding regulator of telomere elongation helicase 1 isoform X7; translated protein: MPSLTLSNVTVNFPFPPYDCQKDYMSKVIECLQKKQNGVLESPTGTGKTLCLLCATLAWRENFKDSISARKIAERLAGEEMFPKTPLSSWGTAATDGDTPTYYTDVPKIIYASRTHSQLAQVISELKNTSYRPKVCVLGSREQLCINQEVMRQENNHVKVHMCRGKVSTRSCLYYNNVEEKSTDRDLVNSILDVEDLVKFGNKERVCPYYLSRSLNKQADVIFMPYNYLLDPKSRRAHNIELNGAVVIFDEAHNVEKTCEESTSFDLTPYDVASAISAVDRLLVEQAKEASHGDSVTEDFNVESLSSGLKMDITSIAKVKQILLDLETAIDSYDVPVDKGITKPGSFIYELLERAHLTYSSKTKVFEALEQIVGHFAGQTGIFLNTTGLQKLSDIIQLVFCGEPAEKDRQQQMQTNTAHFKVHIHKDTSHHRKKQTTDVWASSSSKKQGNVLSYWCFSPGFSMQDLVNQGVRCIILTSGTLSPLTSFTAEMRIPFPVSLENRHVIERDQIFVSIIDRGPDGVHLSSAFDRRFLPENMASLGNTVANLSRVVPHGLLVFFPSFPLMEKTLEFWRANGHADRIENVKPMFVEPKGKGTFTEIIDGYYNKVNDPASKGGSFFAVCRGKASEGLDFADTFGRGVIITGLPFPPKMDPRVILKMQFLDEMCRKKVPGLKYLSGQEWYRQQAYRAVNQAIGRVIRHKEDFGAIFLCDQRFKHSDARAQLPSWVRPYVRMYDGFGNVVRDVSQFFRVAQKLRPMVEKKSAAATAVDSVSTCFPGTSSFSLSQSSAQKAKTLDAHIPSLKRRRLNGQTGSDGMARICIEYEHEVQESQKRPVNLLDALERGDRRSEEDDEAAVGEERAHRLSTLCLQNDKRMDDEMRGGKRKIKLVQQQWSEDVLEEGKANRAKTFLAEMKKSLSQVTFDRIIQALQTYKKNDNLDLLLTETSVLTEDANTHSLMRGFYQFVRPHHKKMFDEKCQVLTGQGCGYKADHSLSKDEKKALMQQSARDKPSAVGLASSSGTCAQLNTQQLNRGGHHLSQQGLKQPQAGSATKNDFLTAFLADIKKSLGAEKSSQLFQAIYKYKKTDNYEDMVTTVVSLLTERDEDFNLLVRFGMVVRPHHKKQYKEMLGALTGQTATDVATVIEDQQSQASLSPPLRTQSKISSFFSSGQRK